Below is a window of Streptomyces sp. ITFR-16 DNA.
GGCGTCGGCGTAGGTCGGAGTGCAGATCTCCTTGACCGTGTACAGGCCGTCCTTGACGACGGTGTCCTTGATGTTGTCCTTGTCGACCACGACCGGGGTCAGCAGCCGGGCCGGGACCTTCTCGCCGCTGCCGCTGGTGACGGTGGTCGGCGTCAGGGACTTGGGCAGGTCCTTGCCCTGGGCCAGGTCGACGGCCATGGTGGCGGCGATGTCGGCCTCCGGCTTGTAGGGCTTCTCGATCGTGATGGTCTGGGTGCCGAGCAGGATACGCTGGATGGCGTCCAGCTGGGCGTCCTGGCCGGTCAGCGGCACGTTGATGCCGGCCGACTTCAGCGCGGTGGCGATACCGGCGGCGAGTCCGTCATTGGCGGAGTAGACGCCGACGATCTTGTTCTTGCCGAGGGCGCTGATGGCACCCGACATCTGCTGGTTGGCGTTGTTCGGGTCCCAGTTCGGGGTGTCGTACTCCTTGCCGATCTTCACCTTGCCGTCGAGGACGGAGTGGGCGCCGGCCTTGAACTCGGCGGCGTTCGGGTCGGTCGGCGAGCCGTTGTGCATCACGATCTCGCCGCTCTTCGCCTTGGAGCCGAGCGCGTCCAGCAGCGCCTTGCCCTGCAGCTCGCCGACCTTGCGGTTGTTGTACGAGACGTAGGAGTCGACGGGGCCCTGCGCGAGCCGGTCGTAGGCCACGACCTTCACGCCCGCGT
It encodes the following:
- a CDS encoding substrate-binding domain-containing protein, coding for MTRTLRGAIALAGAAALSLGAVATSGAAQPGTGRAAADDVKIGLLLPESKTTRYEKFDRPYIEAKIKELAPGAQIDYYNAAESATTQQQQVNTALAKGDKVLILDAVDAKSIQSSVQKARDAGVKVVAYDRLAQGPVDSYVSYNNRKVGELQGKALLDALGSKAKSGEIVMHNGSPTDPNAAEFKAGAHSVLDGKVKIGKEYDTPNWDPNNANQQMSGAISALGKNKIVGVYSANDGLAAGIATALKSAGINVPLTGQDAQLDAIQRILLGTQTITIEKPYKPEADIAATMAVDLAQGKDLPKSLTPTTVTSGSGEKVPARLLTPVVVDKDNIKDTVVKDGLYTVKEICTPTYADACKKAGLQ